The Glycine soja cultivar W05 chromosome 6, ASM419377v2, whole genome shotgun sequence genome has a window encoding:
- the LOC114416655 gene encoding clustered mitochondria protein-like isoform X1, producing the protein MQRDWNEELQSCREFPRTSPQKRILRDRALYKVTSDFVDAAINGAIGVISGCIPPINLTDPECFHMYVHNNIFFSFAIDADLEKLSKKLVDANSKSWSSNSLQSSSDKDSIPVHGESQVPNGGSLARMWLAASVSDRYDYLFCS; encoded by the exons ATGCAAAGAGACTGGAATGAAGAGCTGCAGTCTTGTAGAGAATTTCCTCGTACATCTCCTCAGAAGAG GATTTTGCGGGATAGGGCACTTTATAAAGTGACATCAGACTTTGTTGATGCAGCTATTAATGGTGCTATTGGAGTGATCAGTGGTTGCATTCCTCCGATAAACCTGACTGACCCTGAATGCTTTCACAT GTATGTGCACAACAATATATTCTTTAGTTTTGCTATTGATGCTGACCTTGAGAAGCTGTCAAAGAAACTTGTGGATGCTAATTCAAAATCTTGGAGCTCCAACTCTTTGCAAAGTTCTTCTGATAAAGATTCCATTCCAGTTCATGGAGAAAGTCAGGTTCCTAATGGGG GTTCTTTGGCCAGAATGTGGTTGGCAGCCAGTGTCTCTGACAGATATGATTACCTCTTCTGCAGTTAA
- the LOC114416655 gene encoding uncharacterized protein LOC114416655 isoform X2 — MAMSQLACKETGMKSCSLVENFLVHLLRRAINGAIGVISGCIPPINLTDPECFHMYVHNNIFFSFAIDADLEKLSKKLVDANSKSWSSNSLQSSSDKDSIPVHGESQVPNGGSLARMWLAASVSDRYDYLFCS; from the exons ATGGCAATGAGCCAATTGGCATGCAAAGAGACTGGAATGAAGAGCTGCAGTCTTGTAGAGAATTTCCTCGTACATCTCCTCAGAAGAG CTATTAATGGTGCTATTGGAGTGATCAGTGGTTGCATTCCTCCGATAAACCTGACTGACCCTGAATGCTTTCACAT GTATGTGCACAACAATATATTCTTTAGTTTTGCTATTGATGCTGACCTTGAGAAGCTGTCAAAGAAACTTGTGGATGCTAATTCAAAATCTTGGAGCTCCAACTCTTTGCAAAGTTCTTCTGATAAAGATTCCATTCCAGTTCATGGAGAAAGTCAGGTTCCTAATGGGG GTTCTTTGGCCAGAATGTGGTTGGCAGCCAGTGTCTCTGACAGATATGATTACCTCTTCTGCAGTTAA